The Cololabis saira isolate AMF1-May2022 chromosome 20, fColSai1.1, whole genome shotgun sequence genome includes a window with the following:
- the ovol1a gene encoding putative transcription factor Ovo-like 1a: protein MPRAFLVKKANVSPGKRNWSELPDHERGDVYVPVSIFPPVLTTEAEASPAEAAPLCLTTHSLQDASAELPSSTVLGRHQSPAASPQGWTDVRKRSPASSTYIRAKMKVTTGELPPDLAPPPLPLPPIPSPPPQPSHAPVMPAAPKPTPAPLEAVSMVTGSADQSQNSSATTTGLDKFVCQVCQKTFQYQRMLNRHLKCHNDTKRHLCKFCGKGFNDTFDLKRHVRTHTGVRPYKCTLCEKAFTQRCSLESHMKKIHSVTLKYAYKERRNKLYVCEECGHTAGAQDELLVHLHALHPDSQLLKGKAGARRLGGGGAGGSTPSSPQEGDSDDTTGSSGQ, encoded by the exons ATGCCGAGGGCCTTTCTGGTGAAGAAGGCGAATGTGTCGCCGGGGAAGCGGAACTGGAGCGAGCTGCCGGACCACGAGAGGGGAGACGTGTATGTCCCAG TCTCCATCTTCCCCCCGGTCCTGACgacggaggccgaagccagccCTGCTGAGGCCGCACCTCTATGCCTCACCACGCACTCGCTGCAGGACGCGTCGGCCGAGCTGCCGTCTAGCACGGTCCTCGGCCGACATCAAAGCCCAGCGGCGTCGCCGCAGGGGTGGACGGACGTCAGGAAGAGATCTCCGGCCAGCTCCACGTACATCCGGGCCAagatgaag gtGACTACAGGCGAGTTGCCCCCCGACCTGGCTCCTCCACCTCTCCCTCTTCCCCCCATCCCCTCTCCGCCACCTCAGCCATCACACGCGCCTGTGATGCCAGCCGCCCCaaagcccacccctgcccctcTGGAGGCggtctccatggtgacgggATCAGCAGATCAGAGCCAGAATTCATCAGCCACAACAACAGGGTTGGATAAGTTTGTGTGCCAG GTCTGCCAGAAGACCTTCCAGTACCAGCGGATGTTGAACAGACATCTCAAATGCCACAACGACACCAAGAGACACCTCTGCAAGTTCTGCGGCAAGGGTTTCAACGACACCTTCGACCTCAAGAGACACGTACGCACACATACAG GCGTCCGGCCGTACAAGTGCACCCTGTGCGAGAAGGCCTTCACGCAGCGCTGCTCGCTGGAGTCCCACATGAAGAAGATCCACAGCGTCACCCTGAAGTACGCCTACAAGGAGCGGCGCAACAAGCTGTACGTGTGCGAGGAGTGCGGCCACACGGCGGGGGCGCAGGACGAGCTGCTCGTCCACCTGCACGCGCTGCACCCAGACAGCCAGCTGCTCAAGGGCAAGGCCGGCGCCAGGAGGCTGGGCGGCGGGGGGGCCGGGGGCTCCACGCCCAGCTCCCCGCAGGAGGGCGACAGCGACGACACCACCGGATCCTCCGGACAGTAG